The following proteins come from a genomic window of Geminicoccaceae bacterium SCSIO 64248:
- a CDS encoding carboxymuconolactone decarboxylase family protein codes for MSRLPNLSLDTMSDEQKQVHATITSGPRGSVRGPLAVWLQCPELASRAQALGEYCRYNTSLPPRLSELAIITTAAQWQANYEWHAHAKFANQEGLSDAIIEAIRVGDAPSFDAEDERIVHRLATELYATREVSDETWAAAQQILGPQRVMDLIGILGYYALISMTVKSYRIPLPDGVSPYFPNASGSIND; via the coding sequence ATGTCCAGACTCCCTAACCTCTCGCTCGACACGATGAGCGATGAACAGAAGCAGGTTCATGCCACGATCACGTCCGGTCCCCGCGGCAGCGTGCGCGGCCCCCTGGCGGTCTGGCTACAATGCCCTGAACTAGCGTCTCGCGCGCAGGCTCTCGGCGAATATTGCCGCTACAACACATCGCTTCCGCCACGGCTATCCGAACTTGCCATCATCACGACTGCGGCGCAGTGGCAGGCGAACTACGAGTGGCATGCACACGCGAAGTTCGCAAACCAGGAAGGCCTCTCGGATGCGATCATCGAGGCAATCCGGGTTGGCGACGCTCCGTCATTCGATGCTGAGGACGAGAGAATCGTCCATCGGCTGGCCACCGAACTTTATGCCACCCGGGAAGTAAGCGATGAGACTTGGGCTGCGGCGCAGCAGATCCTGGGCCCGCAGCGCGTCATGGATCTCATCGGAATCCTCGGCTACTACGCGCTGATCTCCATGACCGTTAAGAGCTACAGGATTCCGCTTCCTGACGGCGTGAGCCCCTATTTTCCGAATGCATCCGGCAGTATCAATGACTGA
- a CDS encoding amidohydrolase family protein, whose protein sequence is MSQDGAIIGRAADCHVHVFDPRYAFCDQPRYVPEPCLRGTAAQFLRVLDAHGFSHGLIVGAAPYGGEPGPLLDAIQMAGGRLKGITLVRSELSDREMRNLADGGIVGVRFNLALGLDELTGPMSQRVLAQVRELGWFLQLHSIADDLAPALSHLKAARVRLLFDHFARPDVQRGLDQHGFGAMLELARETDAVVKLSGAFRVSREVFPYLDTDRFAEAAIGAFTLDRCVWGSDWPFVNCDERVDYGPQLVTLARWIPDAADRARVLWNNPARLFGFS, encoded by the coding sequence ATGTCGCAGGATGGCGCTATTATCGGCCGCGCGGCTGACTGCCACGTCCACGTCTTTGATCCTCGTTACGCGTTCTGCGACCAGCCCCGCTACGTGCCCGAACCCTGCCTCAGGGGCACGGCCGCGCAGTTTCTTCGGGTGCTGGATGCACATGGTTTCTCTCATGGCTTGATCGTTGGCGCAGCGCCTTATGGCGGCGAGCCGGGTCCGTTGCTTGATGCGATTCAGATGGCGGGCGGGCGGCTGAAGGGAATCACGCTCGTTCGCTCCGAATTGTCTGACCGTGAGATGCGCAACCTCGCGGACGGGGGAATTGTCGGCGTCCGGTTCAACCTCGCACTGGGCCTGGACGAATTGACGGGGCCGATGTCGCAGCGCGTTCTGGCACAGGTCCGAGAACTTGGATGGTTCCTGCAGCTCCACTCCATCGCGGACGACTTGGCGCCGGCCCTGTCACACCTCAAGGCGGCGCGGGTGCGATTGTTGTTCGATCATTTCGCCCGTCCCGATGTCCAGCGAGGGCTTGATCAGCATGGCTTCGGTGCCATGCTGGAACTGGCCCGCGAGACCGACGCAGTCGTCAAGCTGTCCGGCGCATTCCGCGTGTCCCGGGAGGTGTTTCCCTACCTGGACACCGACCGCTTCGCCGAGGCCGCCATCGGCGCGTTCACCCTCGACAGATGCGTTTGGGGCTCCGACTGGCCATTCGTCAATTGTGATGAACGGGTCGACTACGGCCCACAGCTAGTTACGCTGGCGCGCTGGATTCCAGATGCCGCAGATCGCGCGCGTGTTCTATGGAACAATCCAGCGCGCCTTTTCGGCTTCTCCTGA
- a CDS encoding CoA transferase — protein MRPFDGIRIIDTTHVLAGPFATYQLAILGAEVIKIEHPKEPDQTRGQGADAELRATGMATTYLAQSSNKRCVALDLKTPAGREVMTELLRTADVFVENYRPGAFDALQLGYDEIAKINSRLIYCSISAFGQTGPRGPQTAYDLVIQAASGLMAMTGTPEVNPVRIGAPVVDYSTGTAAAFAISSALFQREKTGKGQRIDLSMFDMATILMGAQVTSYSYGGHEPRPMGNRHFTATIASYETRDGLLMIAASNMRQQARLWRALDRPDMIKTDEGERLAKRDEEAAVLTGIFLTRTADEWETYLQSKHVPASRVRRMTEALDDPQLAVRGVLHHYDGCEGVDRSFTVPVAAFQFAHGGPSIETPPRQAGADTDAVLAEAGFRADRVAELRSSGVI, from the coding sequence ATGCGTCCTTTCGACGGAATTCGGATTATCGATACAACCCACGTTCTGGCAGGGCCGTTCGCCACCTACCAGCTTGCTATCCTCGGTGCAGAGGTCATCAAGATCGAGCATCCAAAGGAGCCAGATCAGACACGCGGACAAGGTGCGGACGCGGAACTGCGGGCGACCGGTATGGCCACCACATATCTTGCTCAAAGCTCGAACAAGCGTTGCGTTGCACTCGATCTCAAGACGCCGGCCGGCCGCGAGGTCATGACCGAGCTGCTGAGAACCGCGGATGTGTTTGTCGAAAACTACCGGCCTGGTGCATTCGACGCCTTGCAACTGGGCTATGATGAGATTGCCAAGATCAATTCGCGGCTGATCTACTGCTCAATCTCAGCCTTCGGTCAAACGGGCCCGCGTGGCCCCCAGACTGCCTATGACCTCGTGATCCAGGCAGCGTCGGGTCTGATGGCGATGACCGGCACCCCGGAAGTGAACCCAGTACGCATCGGCGCGCCGGTGGTGGACTACTCGACAGGCACCGCGGCGGCGTTTGCCATATCCAGCGCCCTGTTCCAGCGAGAAAAGACCGGAAAGGGGCAACGCATCGACCTCTCGATGTTCGACATGGCAACGATCCTGATGGGGGCGCAAGTCACGTCCTACAGCTATGGCGGCCACGAGCCGCGCCCGATGGGAAATAGGCATTTCACGGCGACCATAGCCAGCTACGAAACGCGGGACGGATTGCTGATGATCGCTGCCTCAAACATGCGCCAGCAGGCACGGCTGTGGCGCGCGCTTGACCGGCCGGACATGATCAAGACCGACGAGGGTGAGCGGTTGGCTAAGCGCGATGAAGAAGCTGCGGTGCTGACGGGGATTTTCCTCACGCGTACGGCCGACGAATGGGAGACCTACCTACAGTCAAAGCATGTTCCGGCATCGCGCGTGCGCCGAATGACCGAAGCCTTGGACGACCCGCAACTGGCCGTTAGAGGCGTCCTGCATCATTACGATGGGTGCGAAGGCGTGGACCGCAGCTTCACCGTGCCCGTAGCAGCCTTTCAATTTGCCCATGGTGGTCCCTCAATCGAAACGCCGCCGCGGCAGGCCGGAGCCGACACTGACGCGGTGCTTGCCGAGGCAGGATTCCGCGCCGACAGGGTAGCGGAATTGCGAAGCAGCGGCGTGATCTGA
- a CDS encoding MBL fold metallo-hydrolase, translated as MEGYEIFAIRYASNATRRSSQNFLRGDPHDSPMPMDFFVWALRSNERTIVVDTGFSEQRGREEGFPVSRPVALSLKQIGIESEPVDTVVLTHMH; from the coding sequence ATGGAAGGATACGAGATTTTCGCCATCCGCTACGCGTCGAACGCCACCAGGCGATCGAGCCAGAACTTCCTGCGCGGCGACCCGCATGACTCGCCCATGCCGATGGACTTCTTCGTCTGGGCCCTGCGCAGCAACGAGCGCACCATTGTCGTCGACACCGGCTTCTCCGAGCAGCGCGGCCGCGAGGAGGGCTTCCCGGTGTCGCGGCCAGTCGCACTTAGCCTCAAGCAGATCGGCATCGAGTCCGAACCGGTCGACACCGTCGTGCTGACGCACATGCACTAG
- a CDS encoding LysR family transcriptional regulator: MKVPDMQEEKSMDVGKLRTFMQVAELGSLTKAADRLHTAQPALSRQIRLLEEELGVPLFDRHGRGMVLNVTGQELAERAGPLLRYLEEMRHELAAKSGNVYGRVVVGLPPTLGETFGTRLLNLMLEHHPNIRVCVVTGLSGHLFDWLQRGELDASFLYSPPSTENLITDFIHREHLCLAGRPSELLAQDEQPVDFRRLLDLPLVIPAPKHGLRLLLNSAATAAGRELDIKVEVDSLRIQLELVMQRSLFTIMSRRVVEQLTPNGQVIAWDIANPAITRDLVLAIPAGHPSKGAVAQFRQIARDFFTEQLASS, from the coding sequence ATGAAGGTGCCGGACATGCAGGAGGAAAAGTCTATGGATGTCGGGAAATTGCGGACCTTCATGCAGGTCGCTGAACTCGGCAGTCTGACAAAGGCTGCCGACCGGCTTCATACCGCACAGCCCGCCTTGAGCCGGCAAATCAGGCTGCTGGAGGAGGAACTGGGCGTTCCCCTTTTCGACCGTCATGGCCGCGGCATGGTCCTCAATGTCACCGGCCAGGAACTCGCTGAAAGAGCCGGGCCGCTGCTCCGCTATCTGGAGGAGATGCGCCACGAGTTGGCGGCGAAATCCGGTAACGTTTATGGCCGCGTTGTTGTCGGGCTTCCACCCACATTGGGCGAAACCTTCGGCACGAGGCTGCTGAACCTCATGCTGGAGCATCATCCAAACATCCGCGTCTGCGTGGTCACCGGCCTCTCGGGGCACCTGTTCGACTGGTTGCAGCGGGGCGAACTGGATGCGAGTTTTCTCTACAGCCCGCCTTCGACCGAGAACCTCATCACTGATTTCATCCACCGCGAGCATCTGTGTTTGGCGGGACGCCCGTCGGAGTTGCTGGCGCAGGACGAGCAGCCGGTCGACTTTCGCCGCTTGCTGGACCTGCCGCTGGTTATACCTGCGCCCAAGCACGGCCTGCGGCTGCTCCTGAACTCCGCGGCGACCGCTGCCGGGCGGGAACTGGACATCAAGGTGGAGGTGGATTCGCTGCGCATCCAACTCGAACTCGTCATGCAAAGGTCCCTATTCACGATCATGTCGCGGCGCGTGGTCGAGCAGTTGACGCCCAACGGCCAGGTGATCGCCTGGGACATTGCCAATCCGGCGATTACGCGCGATCTCGTGCTCGCCATCCCGGCAGGGCATCCTTCCAAGGGAGCCGTGGCGCAATTTCGGCAGATCGCGCGTGACTTTTTCACGGAGCAGCTTGCCAGTTCGTGA
- the istA gene encoding IS21 family transposase, with protein sequence MIKLGEMMMILDLHRQGLSVSAIARQTGADRKTVRKYIERGLEAPVYGPRKPRQTVIDPFTAYLRERVTSYPGLTGRRLFRQLKAIGYDGGYTAVTDFLRDVRPAPERGFEVRFETPPGEQAQVDFARFHVVFTDEPTTPRIVWLFSLVLGFSRLIWARFVVHQDLATVLRCHVAAFEALGGAPRDVLYDRMKTAVIGEGETGGIVYNRALVDLARHYGFHPKACRPYRAKTKGKVERPFRYIREDFFLARSFRNLDDLNAQLRYWLETVANPRVHATTRRVVNDAFAEERPHLRPLPLAPFRSVLKLERRISREGMVSVGGNAYSVPDATTRRVVEVHTLAEEVRIFEDGALIAAHPVLEGRHQRRVEPGHRRIQVRQRRHGSSDAIVMRGTGDTVAQRPLAFYDAVGRAMAEVRS encoded by the coding sequence GTGATCAAGCTCGGGGAGATGATGATGATCTTGGATTTGCATCGGCAGGGCCTGTCGGTGTCGGCGATCGCCAGGCAGACAGGTGCCGATCGCAAGACGGTGCGCAAATACATCGAGCGCGGCCTGGAGGCACCGGTCTATGGCCCCCGCAAGCCGCGCCAGACGGTGATCGATCCCTTCACGGCCTATCTGCGCGAACGGGTGACGAGCTATCCCGGCCTCACCGGGCGTCGGCTGTTCCGGCAGTTGAAGGCGATCGGCTATGACGGAGGCTACACCGCCGTCACCGACTTCCTGCGCGACGTCCGCCCGGCTCCGGAGCGCGGCTTCGAGGTGCGCTTCGAGACCCCACCCGGCGAGCAGGCCCAGGTCGATTTCGCCCGGTTCCACGTCGTCTTCACCGATGAGCCGACCACGCCGCGGATCGTCTGGCTGTTCTCGCTGGTGCTCGGCTTCAGCCGGCTGATCTGGGCGCGTTTCGTCGTCCATCAGGATCTGGCGACGGTCCTGCGTTGCCATGTCGCCGCCTTCGAGGCTCTGGGCGGCGCGCCGCGCGATGTGCTCTACGATCGCATGAAGACGGCGGTCATCGGCGAAGGCGAGACCGGCGGCATCGTCTACAATCGCGCCCTCGTCGATCTGGCCCGTCATTACGGCTTCCACCCGAAGGCCTGCCGGCCCTATCGCGCCAAGACGAAAGGAAAGGTCGAGCGGCCGTTCCGCTACATCCGCGAGGACTTCTTCCTGGCCCGATCGTTCCGCAATCTCGACGACCTGAACGCGCAGCTCCGGTATTGGCTGGAGACGGTGGCCAATCCGAGGGTCCATGCCACCACAAGACGCGTCGTCAACGACGCCTTCGCCGAGGAGCGGCCGCATCTGCGGCCGTTGCCCTTGGCGCCGTTCCGGTCGGTCCTCAAGCTCGAGCGGCGCATCTCGCGCGAGGGCATGGTCAGTGTCGGCGGCAATGCCTACAGCGTGCCCGACGCCACCACCCGTCGCGTCGTCGAGGTCCATACCCTGGCCGAGGAGGTCCGCATCTTCGAGGACGGCGCGCTGATCGCCGCGCATCCGGTCCTCGAAGGGCGCCACCAGCGCCGGGTCGAGCCTGGCCATCGCAGGATCCAGGTTCGCCAGCGCCGGCATGGCTCGAGCGACGCCATCGTCATGCGCGGCACCGGCGACACGGTCGCCCAGCGCCCGCTCGCCTTCTACGACGCTGTCGGCCGGGCGATGGCGGAGGTCCGGTCATGA
- the istB gene encoding IS21-like element helper ATPase IstB yields MTASLDVTPSTVDRIRHDLVGLRMPRALEALDHVLRRLEQGEIAALEAIDILLSEELTLRENSRIKTALRMGRLATIKTLAGFDFAFQPSLDRDRILTLAQLGFVARCEVIHLLGPPGTGKSHLAIALGVEAVKAGKSVYFCTLAELIAALARAEREGRLQERIRFFCRPSLLVVDEIGYLPVVSGGGNLFFQLVNARYERGAMILTSNRGFAEWGDVFGDPVVATALLDRLLHHAVVVQIEGASYRLRQHAELMPEHVRSKATITPPSLAPTSRPRGRPPKNTSHPATA; encoded by the coding sequence ATGACCGCATCGCTGGACGTCACGCCCTCCACGGTCGATCGGATCCGCCACGATCTCGTCGGTCTGAGGATGCCACGAGCGCTGGAGGCGCTCGATCATGTCCTGCGCCGGCTGGAGCAGGGCGAGATCGCTGCCCTCGAGGCGATCGACATCCTCCTGTCGGAAGAGTTGACCCTGCGCGAGAACAGCCGGATCAAGACGGCGCTGCGCATGGGGCGTCTGGCGACCATCAAGACGCTGGCGGGCTTCGACTTCGCCTTCCAGCCCTCGCTCGACCGCGATCGCATCCTGACGCTGGCCCAACTCGGCTTCGTCGCCCGCTGCGAGGTCATCCACCTTCTCGGCCCGCCCGGCACCGGCAAAAGCCATCTGGCGATCGCGCTCGGGGTCGAGGCGGTCAAGGCCGGCAAGAGCGTCTACTTCTGCACGCTGGCCGAGCTCATCGCAGCCCTCGCCCGCGCCGAACGCGAAGGCCGCCTGCAGGAACGCATTCGCTTCTTCTGCCGGCCATCCCTGCTCGTCGTCGACGAGATCGGCTACCTGCCGGTCGTGTCCGGCGGCGGCAATCTGTTCTTCCAGCTCGTCAACGCCCGCTACGAGAGGGGTGCGATGATCCTCACCTCCAACCGTGGCTTCGCCGAATGGGGCGATGTCTTCGGCGATCCCGTCGTCGCCACGGCCCTGTTGGATCGCCTGCTTCATCATGCCGTCGTCGTCCAGATCGAAGGCGCGAGCTATCGGTTGCGCCAGCACGCTGAACTCATGCCCGAGCACGTCCGCTCCAAGGCGACCATCACCCCGCCCTCGCTCGCTCCCACGTCTCGGCCCCGCGGCCGTCCGCCCAAAAACACCTCTCACCCCGCGACAGCCTGA
- a CDS encoding tyrosine-type recombinase/integrase: MDRRHPSRLLARLGLRAAEAALLSLDDIDWRAGVLRIAGKGGRVAQMPMPQDVGEALADYIRHGRPVTTSRTIFHRVETPCLPFTAATPVILIARRALRRAGVHASVRGSSHVFRHSLATHMIRSGASLNEIGQVLRHQEPDTARIYAKVDVAGLRSLSLAWPGGAQ, from the coding sequence ATTGACAGACGCCATCCTAGCCGCCTGCTGGCCCGGCTCGGCCTGCGGGCCGCCGAGGCGGCGTTGTTGAGTCTAGACGATATCGATTGGCGTGCGGGGGTGCTGCGGATCGCCGGCAAGGGCGGCCGGGTCGCCCAGATGCCGATGCCGCAGGATGTCGGCGAGGCCTTGGCTGACTACATCCGCCATGGTCGGCCGGTAACGACGTCTCGCACCATCTTCCATCGGGTCGAGACGCCCTGCCTTCCGTTCACGGCCGCCACGCCCGTCATCCTGATCGCGCGTCGCGCGCTGCGCCGCGCTGGCGTGCACGCCTCCGTCCGCGGTTCGTCGCACGTCTTCCGCCACAGCCTGGCGACCCACATGATCCGATCCGGCGCCAGCCTGAACGAGATCGGCCAGGTCCTCCGCCACCAGGAACCGGACACCGCCCGCATCTACGCCAAGGTCGATGTCGCCGGCCTCCGCTCGCTGAGCCTCGCCTGGCCGGGGGGCGCGCAATGA
- a CDS encoding tyrosine-type recombinase/integrase, producing MSYLANALAGYLALRRALGFKLQSQEVRLKRFVAFMDARGEPVVTARLAVEWAGSLCGPATWSSRLSTVRAFARHLALTDPRTEIPPGGVFAPQRRPRPFIYTDALVADLMTSMAELHPTGLQARTYQCFFGLIATSGLRFSEVADLLHADVDPLTGVITIRESKFGKSRVIPVHETTGDALRRYAEERDRCPRRRAGLYFFTGDRGAKLNHTNAHKTFIDWTRRAGLRQAGQSAGPRIHDLRHTFAIRTLTIWYAAGEDIERRLPELTTYLGHTHSEDTYWYLSACPELLDHARARLEARWEAAA from the coding sequence ATGAGCTACCTCGCCAACGCCCTGGCCGGTTACTTGGCGCTCCGGCGAGCCCTCGGCTTCAAGCTGCAGTCGCAGGAAGTCCGGTTGAAGCGCTTCGTCGCCTTCATGGACGCGAGAGGGGAGCCGGTCGTCACAGCCCGCCTCGCCGTCGAGTGGGCGGGTTCGCTTTGCGGCCCCGCCACCTGGTCTTCCCGGCTGTCCACGGTGCGCGCTTTCGCGCGCCACTTGGCGCTGACCGACCCTCGCACCGAGATCCCGCCCGGTGGCGTCTTTGCGCCTCAGCGACGGCCGCGTCCGTTCATCTACACGGATGCGCTGGTCGCCGATCTCATGACGTCGATGGCGGAGTTGCACCCGACAGGGCTGCAAGCCCGGACCTACCAGTGCTTCTTCGGCCTGATCGCCACCTCGGGCCTGCGCTTCAGCGAAGTGGCCGACCTCCTTCACGCGGACGTCGACCCGCTTACTGGCGTGATCACGATCCGCGAGTCCAAGTTCGGCAAGTCGCGGGTGATCCCGGTCCACGAGACAACCGGCGACGCGCTGCGTCGCTATGCCGAAGAGCGGGACCGGTGCCCGCGACGCCGGGCCGGCCTCTACTTCTTCACGGGCGATCGAGGGGCCAAGCTCAACCACACCAACGCGCACAAGACCTTCATCGACTGGACGCGGCGCGCCGGTCTGCGGCAGGCCGGCCAGAGCGCCGGGCCCCGGATACACGATCTCCGGCACACCTTCGCAATCCGCACCCTGACGATCTGGTACGCGGCCGGAGAGGACATCGAGCGCCGCTTGCCCGAGCTGACCACCTACCTCGGCCACACGCACAGCGAGGACACCTACTGGTATCTGTCGGCGTGCCCTGAGCTGCTGGACCACGCTCGAGCCCGTCTCGAGGCGCGTTGGGAGGCCGCCGCATGA
- a CDS encoding site-specific integrase: MSSVLPSLIERFFTQRLMRQRNASPHTVAAYRDTFRLLLKFAHRRTGKRPSALGLGDLDADLIVAFLDHLADDRAASAATYNLRLTGVRSFFRFLSFEEPAHSGQIQQVLAIPGKLSAKREVSYLLREEIEAILAAPDRSTWLGRRDYALLLMAVQTGLRLSELVGLDRDAVQLGCRGARSLSRQGP, encoded by the coding sequence ATGAGCAGCGTGCTTCCCAGCCTCATCGAGCGGTTCTTCACCCAGCGGCTCATGCGCCAGCGCAACGCCAGCCCGCACACCGTCGCCGCCTACCGCGATACGTTCCGGCTGCTGTTGAAGTTCGCCCATCGCCGGACCGGCAAGCGACCTTCTGCGCTCGGCCTCGGCGATCTGGACGCCGATCTGATCGTTGCTTTCCTTGATCACCTGGCCGACGACCGCGCCGCCAGCGCGGCGACCTACAACCTGCGGCTCACGGGCGTCAGGTCCTTCTTCCGCTTCCTCTCCTTTGAGGAGCCCGCCCATAGCGGGCAGATTCAGCAGGTGCTCGCCATCCCAGGCAAGCTGTCGGCCAAGCGCGAGGTCTCCTACCTGCTCCGCGAGGAGATAGAGGCGATCCTGGCGGCGCCTGACCGATCCACCTGGCTCGGCCGGCGCGACTACGCCTTGCTGCTGATGGCCGTCCAGACCGGGCTTCGGCTCTCCGAACTCGTCGGGCTGGACCGCGACGCCGTGCAGCTCGGCTGCCGTGGCGCACGTTCGCTGTCTCGGCAAGGGCCGTAA
- a CDS encoding tyrosine-type recombinase/integrase, whose amino-acid sequence MAHVRCLGKGRKERATPLTHVARVALEAWLGEPLRRDSTALFPTVHGGRMSPDVVQYLLSKYVAAAARCPSLGRKRVSPHVLRHNAAMALLDAGVDTTTISLWLGHESTRSTQPYLHAHLAVKEAALAKVAPLDVSPPGRFRADDQLLAFLDAL is encoded by the coding sequence GTGGCGCACGTTCGCTGTCTCGGCAAGGGCCGTAAGGAGCGGGCGACGCCGCTGACCCACGTCGCCCGGGTCGCCCTGGAGGCCTGGCTCGGCGAACCGCTCCGGCGCGACAGCACCGCCTTGTTTCCGACCGTGCATGGCGGCCGCATGAGCCCCGACGTGGTGCAGTACCTGCTTTCCAAGTACGTCGCGGCGGCGGCGCGATGTCCTTCGCTTGGCCGCAAGCGGGTCTCGCCGCACGTCCTGCGCCACAACGCGGCCATGGCGCTCCTCGACGCCGGCGTGGACACCACCACCATATCGCTCTGGCTTGGGCACGAGAGCACACGCTCGACCCAGCCCTACCTCCACGCCCACTTGGCTGTGAAGGAGGCGGCCCTGGCGAAGGTGGCACCACTGGACGTTTCGCCGCCGGGCCGGTTCAGGGCCGATGATCAGTTGCTGGCGTTCCTGGACGCGCTCTGA
- the arsC gene encoding arsenate reductase (glutaredoxin) (This arsenate reductase requires both glutathione and glutaredoxin to convert arsenate to arsenite, after which the efflux transporter formed by ArsA and ArsB can extrude the arsenite from the cell, providing resistance.) has translation MSDFPITIFHNPDCGTSRNTLAMIRAAGYEPTVVEYLKTGWTRAQLDELLAAMGAKPRDVLREKGTPAADLGLLDPAVTDDQILDAMTQYPILVNRPIVVTPKDVKLCRPSEEVLQLLDRKPTSFTKEDGEVVVP, from the coding sequence ATGAGCGACTTCCCCATCACCATCTTCCACAACCCGGACTGCGGCACCTCGCGCAACACGCTCGCGATGATCCGCGCCGCCGGCTACGAACCGACGGTCGTCGAATATCTCAAGACCGGCTGGACCCGCGCGCAGCTCGACGAGCTGCTTGCCGCCATGGGCGCCAAACCCCGGGACGTGCTTCGGGAGAAAGGCACACCCGCGGCGGACCTCGGCCTGCTCGATCCTGCCGTCACCGACGATCAGATCCTCGACGCCATGACCCAGTATCCGATCCTGGTGAACCGGCCGATCGTGGTCACGCCCAAGGACGTGAAACTCTGCCGGCCGTCGGAAGAGGTGCTGCAGCTTCTCGACCGAAAGCCGACATCGTTCACGAAGGAAGACGGCGAGGTCGTCGTCCCCTAG
- a CDS encoding aquaporin family protein, translating into MTAGQSATLEPPLEGFDLPRRLVAEALGTALLLAIVIGSGIMGERLSGGNTAIALLGNTLATGAGLMVLITIFDPLSGAHFNPAVTLVFAARREIGVKLSVAYIVAQVAGAIVGVWTAHLMFAEPMIQVSAKLRDGPAQAFSEAVATFGLIGTILGSLRFRPAATPAMVGLYITATYWFTASTSFANPAVTVARSLSNTFAGIAPTSAPAFIVAQLGGAAVAALVFRWLFTEVRCP; encoded by the coding sequence GTGACCGCCGGTCAATCCGCAACCCTGGAGCCGCCGCTGGAAGGCTTCGATCTTCCGCGCCGGCTCGTGGCGGAGGCCCTGGGGACGGCGTTGCTGCTCGCGATCGTCATCGGCTCGGGCATCATGGGCGAGCGCCTGTCCGGCGGGAACACCGCCATCGCCCTCCTCGGCAACACCTTGGCCACGGGGGCCGGCCTGATGGTGCTGATCACCATCTTCGACCCGCTGTCTGGCGCCCACTTCAACCCCGCCGTGACCCTGGTGTTCGCGGCGCGGCGGGAGATCGGCGTGAAGCTGTCGGTCGCTTACATCGTCGCGCAGGTGGCGGGAGCCATCGTCGGCGTCTGGACGGCGCACCTGATGTTCGCCGAGCCGATGATCCAAGTCTCCGCCAAACTGCGCGACGGCCCGGCTCAGGCCTTCTCGGAGGCCGTCGCTACCTTCGGCCTGATCGGGACGATCCTGGGATCGCTCCGCTTCCGGCCGGCGGCGACCCCGGCGATGGTCGGGCTCTACATCACCGCCACTTACTGGTTCACCGCCTCCACCTCGTTCGCCAATCCCGCTGTGACGGTGGCGCGGTCGCTCTCCAACACCTTCGCCGGGATCGCACCAACGTCGGCGCCCGCGTTCATCGTGGCGCAGCTCGGCGGCGCGGCGGTGGCGGCCCTGGTCTTCCGCTGGCTCTTCACCGAGGTCCGATGCCCATGA
- a CDS encoding helix-turn-helix transcriptional regulator: METQPAIRALSALAHEGRLETFRLLVQAGPDGLAAGEIARRVGIAPNTLSASLTVLFNAGLVAARRDGRSIIYSAAYEQMADLLGFLLEDCCNSRPEICVPLAAIASQAACCVPDGTASAKTS, translated from the coding sequence ATGGAAACGCAGCCTGCCATCCGCGCCCTCTCGGCATTGGCCCATGAAGGCCGGCTGGAGACGTTCCGCCTGCTGGTCCAAGCCGGGCCTGACGGGCTTGCGGCCGGCGAGATCGCCCGCCGTGTCGGGATCGCGCCGAACACCCTCTCGGCCAGCCTCACCGTCCTCTTCAACGCCGGCCTGGTGGCGGCGCGGCGAGACGGCCGATCGATCATCTACTCCGCCGCCTACGAGCAGATGGCCGACCTGCTCGGCTTCCTGCTGGAAGACTGCTGCAATAGCCGCCCGGAAATCTGCGTCCCGCTGGCGGCCATCGCCAGCCAAGCGGCGTGCTGCGTTCCTGATGGGACCGCATCGGCCAAGACCTCGTGA